A portion of the Punica granatum isolate Tunisia-2019 chromosome 7, ASM765513v2, whole genome shotgun sequence genome contains these proteins:
- the LOC116214603 gene encoding VQ motif-containing protein 1-like → MKVVIINTQYVETDATSFKSVVQKLTGKDSVVSDYSSDHPMKNIVSCPHHSRLGLGGAILERNWSIKEFDRLLKEMPPVDELSRLWD, encoded by the coding sequence ATGAAGGTGGTGATCATAAACACCCAGTATGTGGAGACCGACGCCACAAGCTTCAAGTCAGTTGTTCAGAAACTGACCGGTAAAGATTCTGTGGTTTCTGACTACTCCTCTGATCATCCGATGAAGAACATCGTCAGCTGTCCACATCATAGTAGATTAGGATTAGGAGGAGCCATCTTGGAGAGGAACTGGTCAATCAAGGAGTTCGATCGACTGCTCAAGGAGATGCCACCCGTGGACGAACTGTCTCGGCTATGGGATTGA